Genomic DNA from Carnobacteriaceae bacterium zg-C25:
ATCCAACCGAATGGATCATCTTGAAACGGAATACGTGTATTCACTCCGAAAAATCCAAAAACAATGGATGGAATTGTCAATAAAGCCGTAATGATGGTCAATGAACGCATCGTTGCATTTAAGTTATTGTCAATAATGGTAGAATACGTACTTTTCTCTTTTTCAATTAACATCATATTGATTTCTGACACTTCAATTGCTTGAGATAATTCGACAAGTACATCTTCTATTTTTTCAGCTTCACCATCAGAAAATGCGGTAGCACCATATCCCCAACGACGACGCAATGTATTTAATGCAATTTTATTACTTCTTAAAGACGTTAATAAATACACTAACCCTTTTTCAACATTCATCAATCGGTAAATTTCTTTGTTGTCTGCATTTGTTCGAAACGCCTTTTCAATATTATCGCGTTCTTTATGTAATACGCGTAATTTCTCGTGATACATCATTGAAAAGTTGTACAATATTGAAAATATCATATGATACATGCTCAAATAGACACCATTTTGAACAGATCGATTTAACAGGTGATTAATTTGTGAATAATCTCGTTCATCGTCCACAAATGTATACATCGTTGTATCTTTAATAATAAAGACAACTGGACGTGTCGTATAACTATTCGCAGGTGTGTCAAAATATGGAACGTCAAAACTGAGTAGGCGCGCCATATTGTCATTATCTTCTTCCACACGTGCATGTTCATCTAAGTCGATAGCATATTCCAAAAACTCATAAGATAGATCATGCTTTTCATTCAATATTTTTTTATCTTCATTAGACAAACTAACAATATTCACCCATTCTACCGGTTCTTCTTGCGTGTCAATCGTTCTATAATGTAACACACGTCTTCCTCCTTATCTCACCATTTAGTCATTGATTTTATTATAAACATAAATCGGTTCGTCACGTTTATCATCGTATTGAATTTCTAAATCATACCCATCGAAAAACCACTCATCGCCATCTTCAACATAATACGGTATACCGTTAATGACGGTTTGAACAATTGGACGACTTGGCGTATTCACTTCCATGGCTAGCGAAAAGTTATCATGTATCGGTGAACACCCGTACACTTTTCCGTAAAATCGTACACCACGACCTTCACCAACACCTAATTCTCTTTCAAACCATGCTTGCGCATCTTTTAATACTATAATTTTCATTTAATTAATCCTTTCTTAAAGGCGTAAATTGTCGCCTGCGTACGATCGTCTACCTCTAATTTCATTAACACATTCGATACATGTGTTTTTACTGTTTTTAAAGCGATAAATAATTCCTCTGAAATTT
This window encodes:
- a CDS encoding magnesium transporter CorA family protein encodes the protein MLHYRTIDTQEEPVEWVNIVSLSNEDKKILNEKHDLSYEFLEYAIDLDEHARVEEDNDNMARLLSFDVPYFDTPANSYTTRPVVFIIKDTTMYTFVDDERDYSQINHLLNRSVQNGVYLSMYHMIFSILYNFSMMYHEKLRVLHKERDNIEKAFRTNADNKEIYRLMNVEKGLVYLLTSLRSNKIALNTLRRRWGYGATAFSDGEAEKIEDVLVELSQAIEVSEINMMLIEKEKSTYSTIIDNNLNATMRSLTIITALLTIPSIVFGFFGVNTRIPFQDDPFGWIYTIIIALVLVVGTAYAFWKMKLVK
- a CDS encoding iron-sulfur cluster biosynthesis protein; protein product: MKIIVLKDAQAWFERELGVGEGRGVRFYGKVYGCSPIHDNFSLAMEVNTPSRPIVQTVINGIPYYVEDGDEWFFDGYDLEIQYDDKRDEPIYVYNKIND